The Microbacterium limosum genome contains a region encoding:
- a CDS encoding DNA modification methylase translates to MKSRRLAPFAVIAAVLIGTTGCNLTAPQATTIQYAPAEGVNAASGDVLVRNAVIVSDDGVDGNFLAAFVNEGSEPQVVTIEYGEGAAKTTETFRIAARSAVSLGADVPASATDGESVLADAEPILFTDIDTLPGATMPVYFQAGDAEGNLVQVPVLSSELEYLAPFAP, encoded by the coding sequence GTGAAATCCCGCCGGCTCGCACCTTTCGCCGTTATCGCGGCCGTCCTCATCGGCACGACGGGATGCAACCTCACGGCGCCGCAGGCGACGACGATCCAGTACGCCCCCGCCGAGGGCGTGAACGCCGCCAGCGGCGACGTCCTGGTGCGCAACGCCGTCATCGTCTCCGACGACGGGGTCGACGGCAATTTCCTCGCAGCGTTCGTCAACGAGGGCTCCGAGCCGCAGGTCGTCACGATCGAATACGGCGAGGGAGCGGCGAAGACGACCGAGACCTTCCGCATCGCGGCCCGCAGCGCGGTGAGCCTCGGCGCCGACGTCCCGGCCTCGGCCACCGACGGCGAGAGCGTGCTCGCCGACGCCGAGCCGATCCTCTTCACGGACATCGACACCCTGCCCGGCGCGACCATGCCGGTCTATTTCCAGGCGGGCGACGCCGAGGGCAACCTCGTGCAGGTCCCCGTCCTTAGCAGCGAGCTGGAGTACCTCGCCCCCTTCGCTCCGTAA